The Parambassis ranga chromosome 14, fParRan2.1, whole genome shotgun sequence genome includes a window with the following:
- the gnb2 gene encoding guanine nucleotide-binding protein G(I)/G(S)/G(T) subunit beta-2, producing MSELEQLRQEAEQLRNQIRDARKACGDSTLTQITAGMDPVGRIQMRTRRTLRGHLAKIYAMHWGTDSKLLVSASQDGKLIIWDSYTTNKIHAIPLRSSWVMTCAYAPSGNYVACGGLDNICSIYCLKTREGNVRVSRELPGHTGYLSCCRFIDDNQIITSSGDTTCALWDIETSQQTTVFSGHSGDVMSLSLSPDLRTFVSGACDASVKLWDIRDSMCRQTFTGHESDINAICFFPNGSAFATGSDDATCRLFDLRADQELSIYCHDNIICGITSVAFSRSGRLLLAGYDDFNCNIWDAMKGDRAGVLAGHDNRVSCLGVTDDGMAACTGSWDSFLKIWN from the exons ATGAGTGAGCTGGAGCAGCTTCGTCAGGAGGCCGAGCAGCTTAGGAACCAGATAAga GATGCAAGGAAAGCATGCGGAGATTCAACCCTGACACAG ATAACTGCTGGGATGGATCCTGTGGGGCGGATTCAGATGCGGACAAGACGCACCCTTCGTGGCCACCTCGCCAAGATCTATGCCATGCACTGGGGAACAGACTCAAA aCTTCTGGTCAGTGCTTCTCAAGATGGAAAACTGATCATCTGGGACAGCTACACCACTAACAAG aTCCACGCCATCCCCCTGCGCTCCTCCTGGGTAATGACCTGTGCGTACGCCCCTTCTGGGAACTACGTGGCCTGCGGAGGCCTGGACAACATCTGCTCCATCTACTGCCTGAAGACACGTGAAGGCAACGTCAGGGTTAGCAGGGAACTACCTGGCCACACAG GTTACCTGTCATGTTGCCGTTTCATTGATGACAATCAAATCATCACGAGTTCAGGAGACACCACATG TGCACTGTGGGACATCGAGACCAGTCAGCAGACCACGGTTTTCTCGGGCCACAGCGGCGATGTCATGAGTCTGTCCCTGTCGCCTGATCTCCGCACTTTTGTGTCAGGAGCCTGTGACGCTTCAGTCAAACTGTGGGACATCAGGGACAGCATGTGCCGGCAGACCTTCACCGGACATGAGTCGGACATCAATGccatctgt TTCTTTCCCAATGGCAGCGCCTTCGCCACGGGTTCTGACGACGCCACCTGCAGGCTGTTCGACCTGCGTGCAGACCAGGAGCTCAGCATCTACTGCCATGACAACATCATCTGCGGCATCACCTCCGTGGCTTTCTCGCGCTCTGGCCGCTTGCTTCTTGCAGGCTACGACGACTTCAACTGCAACATCTGGGATGCCATGAAGGGAGACCGGGCAG GAGTCCTGGCTGGCCATGACAATCGTGTGAGCTGTCTGGGTGTGACGGATGACGGCATGGCGGCTTGCACCGGGTCCTGGGACAGCTTCCTCAAGATCTGGAACTGA
- the slc12a9 gene encoding solute carrier family 12 member 9: MSNERSPLITSGVCGLAVTAVACGAASDSTPESPSHNPRKLNTFFGVMVPTILSMFSIVLFLRTGFVVGHAGLLQGLLMVLVAYTIISLTILSICAISTNGAIQGGGAYYMISRSLGPEFGGSIGLMFFLAKVFACGEYVLGLVEAILDVFGSEPDSVARGVRLLPQGYWYTVLYSSVILLLCLLVCLVGAHIYSRTAFVILLVVTVSLLSIFISSVAVKPLNFIITHPGPGNQTLRYNASYTGFSATTLRNNLGSGYSLDYSTKSVMSFATVFAVMFTSCTGIMAGANMSGELKTPSISIPKGTIVAVSYTFTVYVLLFILVSATCDRTLLIQDYGFLQRINIWPPFVTIGICCASLSAAMCSMIGASRILHALALDHLFGLPLAPAAITSNSGNPWVAVLYTWGLAQCVVFAGQLNAVAGLVTVFYLLAYAAVDLACLALEWASAPNFRPTFQLFSWHTCLLGIVSCLVMMFVINPVYSSGSIVLLLLLLLFLHYRSPTSSWGYISQALIFHQVRKYLLMLDVRKDHVKFWRPQVLLMVANPRSSCQLILFVNQLKKGGLYVLGHVQLGDLDSLPSDPVQQQYNFWLSLVDKLGVKAFVDLTLSPSVRQGTQHLLRITGLGGMKPNILILGFYDSCTPEDFFLQDAAFCGSSVGQGIEGEYNFGVDLPSLQAHFPPVRHVESPRWLPPEEYVGIISDAIKMNKNVGLGRYFFQLEGEGKDSKVDGSERTIDVWPLNLLQPGSRDYEDVCSLFLLQMACVLNMSSKWRHARMRIFLNVETESNDQGWVVNEETFRELLKKLRIRASIKIVSWDSVVQYHSHPNGEDTTEPPQALSEEFLSAVNCMLMEHSSQAAVRFLYLPRPPAFRSQSQQYLAQLEAVTNGLGPTLLIHGVTPVTYTDL; encoded by the exons ATGTCGAACGAACGCTCTCCTCTGATCACCTCTGGGGTGTGCGGTCTGGCAGTGACTGCGGTGGCATGCGGCGCAGCATCAGACTCCACCCCCGAGTCACCAAGTCACAACCCTCGAAAGCTAAACACCTTTTTCGGCGTGATGGTTCCGACCATCCTCTCCATGTTCAGCATTGTGCTGTTTCTGAGAACAG GGTTCGTAGTTGGCCATGCGGGGCTGTTGCAGGGTCTTTTAATGGTGTTGGTAGCCTACACCATCATATCTCTTACAATACTGTCCATCTGTGCCATTTCCACCAATGGTGCTATACAGGGCGGAGGAGCCTACT ACATGATAAGCAGGTCTTTGGGTCCTGAGTTTGGAGGAAGCATCGGTTTGATGTTCTTCCTGGCCAAAGTGTTTGCATGTGGAGAGTATGTTCTTGGTCTTGTGGAGGCCATACTTGATGTATTTGGATCAGAGCCTG ATTCTGTGGCTCGGGGAGTGCGGCTGCTTCCTCAGGGTTACTGGTACACAGTGTTGTACTCCTctgtcatcctgctgctgtgtctgctcgTGTGTCTGGTGGGCGCCCACATCTACTCCCGCACCGCCTTCGTCATCCTGCTGGTGGTCACTGTATCATTGCTCTCcatcttcatcagttctgtGGCGGTCAAACCTCTCAACTTCATCATCACCCATCCAGGACCAGGCAACCAGACGCTCCGCTACAACGCCAGCTACACAGGTTTTAGCGCCACCACGCTGAGGAACAACCTGGGCT ctGGGTACTCTTTGGACTACAGCACCAAATCTGTCATGTCCTTTGCCACTGTGTTCGCTGTCATGTTCACCAGCTGCACTGGGATCATGGCTGGAGCCAACATGTCAG GAGAGCTGAAGACTCCGAGTATTTCCATCCCTAAAGGCACCATCGTGGCCGTCTCTTACACATTCACAGTCTACgtgctcctcttcatcttgGTCAGCGCCACTTGTGACAG aaCCCTGTTGATTCAGGATTACGGCTTCCTCCAGCGTATAAACATTTGGCCTCCATTCGTCACCATCGGTATATGCTGCGCCTCTCTGTCAGCGGCGATGTGCTCCATGATCGGAGCTTCCCGCATCCTTCATGCTCTTGCTCTGGATCACCTCTTTG gTTTGCCATTAGCTCCAGCTGCCATCACATCAAATTCAGGGAACCCGTGGGTGGCGGTGCTGTACACCTGGGGCCTGGCACAG tgtgtggtgTTTGCAGGGCAGCTCAATGCTGTAGCAGGTCTGGTGACTGTGTTCTACCTGCTTGCCTATGCTGCAGTTGACTTGGCTTGTTTGGCTCTTGAGTGGGCGTCTGCGCCAAATTTCAG ACCAACCTTCCAGCTCTTCTCCTGGCACACCTGCCTGCTGGGCATTGTGAGCTGTTTGGTCATGATGTTCGTCATTAACCCCGTGTACTCCTCAGGCAGCATTGTCCTCctgttactgctgctgcttttcctccACTACAGATCGCCCACAAGCAGCTGGGGCTACATCAGCCAGGCTCTCATTTTCCATCAG GTGCGTAAATATTTGCTGATGCTGGATGTGAGGAAGGACCATGTGAAGTTCTGGAGGCCGCAGGTCCTGCTGATGGTGGCCAACCCTCGCTCGTCCTGTCAGCTGATCCTGTTTGTGAACCAGCTGAAGAAAGGAGGGCTGTATGTGCTGGGTCACGTGCAGCTGGGAGATCTGG acTCTCTTCCATCAGACCCAGTCCAGCAGCAGTACAACTTCTGGCTGAGTCTGGTTGATAAACTGGGAGTGAAGGCCTTTGTGGACCTGACGCTCTCTCCCTCAGTCAGACAGGGAACGCAGCATCTGTTGCGCATCACAGGCCTCG GTGGCATGAAGCCCAACATTCTGATTTTGGGGTTCTATGACAGCTGCACTCCTGAGGACTTCTTCCTACAGGATGCTGCCTTCTGTGGGTCCTCAGTGGGGCAAGGCATTGAGGGGGAATATAACTTTGGGGTTGACCTGCCTTCTTTGCAGGCCCACTTTCCCCCTGTCAGACATGTTGAGAGCCCACGTTGGCTTCCTCCTGAAGAGTATGTTGGGATAATTTCTGATGCTATTAAAATGAACAAGAACGTAGGCCTTGGTCGATATTTTTTCCAGTTGGAGGGAGAAGGTAAAGACAGTAAGGTGGACGGGTCAGAGCGGACTATAGACGTGTGGCCTCTCAACCTGCTCCAGCCGGGCAGCCGGGATTATGAGGACGTATGCAGCCTCTTCCTGCTGCAGATGGCCTGTGTGCTCAACATGTCCAGCAAGTGGCGCCATGCTAGAATGAGAATATTTCTGAATGTGGAGACCGAGTCCAATGACCAGGGTTGGGTGGTGAATGAGGAGACGTTTCGAGAGCTGCTGAAGAAGCTGAGGATCAGGGCGTCCATAAAGATTGTGTCGTGGGACTCTGTGGTGCAGTACCACTCTCACCCCAATGGGGAGGACACCACAGAGCCGCCACAAGCTCTGTCCGAGGAATTCCTGTCTGCAGTGAACTGCATGTTGATGGAGCACagctcacaggctgctgtccGCTTCCTGTATTTACCTCGTCCGCCCGCTTTCCGCAGCCAATCGCAGCAGTACTTAGCTCAGCTGGAAGCAGTGACCAACGGTTTAGGACCAACGCTTCTGATTCACGGAGTCACCCCAGTCACATATACTGATCTCTGA